From Acidovorax sp. FHTAMBA, one genomic window encodes:
- a CDS encoding Tn3 family transposase has protein sequence MSSYYLRFVGADTLPKSLSKREVEECFGLSIEDIQELRPPRFRGTARLGAAVQLVMLRATGRHPDAFSGLPSVLLRYLTSALGMHATDIASVTSLYKDKDTRYEHQLWARERVGFAVVDDTTKPLLADALGELSASAVSVDDLIQQSEHWLFDRRIVLPGDRTLRDMARMAFAEQENAAIAAVRTCAPPKQVQAALSHAFSKRSGPGGHTVLEWLRTPPGKHGQITLSEVTKKIECLKSLQVHKWKLSAIPLNRLRAYSQEVINRPPSATKFLSEDQRDLRIVSFLHVTLLDQTDLAADIGARCLTDLYHKASGKVLKKQAESAVDLRAERVKLKDILYDTQLTDAQIVAAMRDLVPKNGENFAGTRAQFVRETLVKDQAPRMSALLNALGVLEIKGDETDKALKQLKTLRDLSKRGISSLPEGFDVSVADPSWHSLLEGPDRKVALAALKASAATSLKKAIKGGKLWLEHSSRHRNRADQLIPETQWAEKHKSLIRALSLTDNPDKFLERVLGRVKAGIGQLVQAVEDGALTIDSQGHIHIAPIQALEVEPQVTKTRESMFNMIGDAQFGNMLVEIDAKSGFSQALLGRRAKDMAELKAVYGALYTHGTENTAKGVCAMIPGLQVSQVTMAMRATEASGRLREANSRVIEFQQSMPIAKLWGQGDKASSDSMTLDTSRYLHSARMEYRRKQHGVGIYVHMLDTWALFHDQPIVINDRQAAPAVDGVEAHNCSRREDQIRLSLLAVDTHGYTNAAMAIAKLLGFDLCVRLRQLSERKMFLARGDTVPEALERLTVGKVSLGKIRAGWMDLLHLVASIRQGRLTAGEAIARLGSAARGDPVHAAADELGKLLRTIFLCDYFTIPEFRREMHALLNRGESVHQLQRAVYHGRVGVSRGRRADELRAISTAHTLLTNVVISWNTMKMQDVVDRWKVAKHPIDESWLRRIGPVHFEHVNFRGTIAFDMDPYIDALIERPAKQRVARLQ, from the coding sequence TTGTCTAGCTACTACCTACGTTTCGTTGGCGCCGATACCCTGCCAAAATCGCTATCTAAGCGGGAAGTCGAAGAGTGCTTTGGGCTGAGCATTGAAGACATCCAGGAGCTGCGCCCGCCCCGGTTCAGAGGGACTGCACGCCTTGGCGCTGCAGTCCAACTGGTCATGCTGCGCGCCACCGGGCGGCACCCCGATGCCTTTTCAGGCCTCCCCTCCGTTTTGCTGCGGTACCTGACCTCAGCGCTTGGTATGCATGCGACGGATATCGCTTCGGTGACCTCGCTGTACAAGGACAAGGACACGCGATACGAGCACCAGCTCTGGGCTCGGGAACGTGTCGGCTTCGCGGTAGTAGATGACACCACCAAACCGCTCCTGGCAGATGCTTTGGGGGAGCTTTCCGCCTCAGCGGTATCAGTCGATGACCTGATCCAACAGTCAGAACACTGGCTTTTTGATCGACGGATCGTCCTGCCTGGTGACCGGACACTGCGCGACATGGCGCGCATGGCCTTTGCTGAACAGGAGAATGCAGCAATCGCAGCGGTCCGCACCTGCGCGCCACCCAAACAGGTTCAGGCGGCGCTCTCGCACGCATTCTCAAAGCGATCAGGGCCTGGCGGTCACACAGTGCTGGAGTGGCTGCGCACACCCCCAGGGAAGCACGGGCAGATCACGCTGAGCGAGGTCACCAAGAAAATCGAGTGCCTCAAGTCACTGCAAGTTCACAAGTGGAAGCTGTCGGCGATTCCATTGAATCGTCTCAGGGCGTACAGCCAAGAGGTGATCAATCGTCCACCCTCCGCGACGAAATTTCTCTCTGAGGATCAGCGCGATCTGCGCATCGTCTCTTTCCTGCATGTCACCCTCTTGGATCAAACCGATCTCGCCGCAGACATCGGTGCGCGATGTCTCACAGATCTTTATCACAAGGCCTCTGGCAAGGTCCTAAAGAAGCAGGCCGAAAGTGCTGTGGATCTGCGTGCCGAGCGCGTCAAGCTGAAGGACATTCTCTACGACACGCAGTTGACCGATGCTCAGATCGTCGCGGCGATGCGCGACCTGGTACCCAAGAATGGAGAAAACTTTGCTGGCACGCGGGCTCAATTCGTCCGCGAAACACTGGTGAAGGATCAAGCGCCGCGTATGTCTGCCCTGCTCAATGCCCTCGGAGTCCTGGAGATCAAAGGCGACGAAACGGACAAGGCGCTCAAGCAGCTCAAGACGCTGCGCGATTTGTCCAAACGCGGCATCAGCAGCCTTCCCGAGGGGTTTGATGTGTCGGTTGCGGACCCAAGCTGGCACTCGCTGCTGGAAGGCCCTGATCGCAAGGTTGCTCTTGCAGCTCTCAAAGCAAGCGCAGCGACTTCTTTGAAGAAAGCGATCAAGGGCGGAAAGCTGTGGCTGGAACACAGCAGCCGCCATCGCAACCGTGCCGATCAGCTGATACCCGAAACGCAGTGGGCCGAGAAGCACAAGTCGCTGATCCGAGCTTTGAGCTTGACGGACAATCCAGATAAGTTCCTGGAGCGCGTGCTGGGACGGGTCAAAGCGGGCATCGGCCAACTGGTGCAGGCCGTGGAGGACGGGGCCTTGACCATAGACAGCCAGGGGCATATTCACATTGCACCGATTCAGGCGCTTGAAGTCGAACCCCAGGTCACCAAGACACGCGAGAGCATGTTCAACATGATCGGCGATGCCCAGTTTGGCAACATGCTGGTCGAGATCGACGCAAAAAGCGGCTTTAGCCAGGCTCTGCTAGGCCGCAGAGCCAAAGACATGGCTGAACTGAAGGCCGTCTACGGCGCCCTATACACACACGGAACAGAGAACACTGCCAAAGGTGTATGCGCGATGATCCCAGGCCTGCAGGTGTCTCAGGTCACTATGGCCATGCGTGCAACGGAGGCCAGCGGCCGTTTGCGGGAGGCCAACTCACGGGTCATTGAGTTCCAGCAAAGCATGCCTATTGCCAAACTCTGGGGCCAGGGCGACAAAGCATCCTCTGATTCGATGACGCTCGATACGTCACGGTACCTGCACTCGGCGCGTATGGAATACCGCCGCAAGCAGCATGGTGTTGGCATCTATGTGCACATGCTTGATACCTGGGCACTGTTTCATGACCAGCCTATCGTGATCAATGACCGGCAAGCAGCGCCAGCGGTGGACGGTGTCGAAGCGCACAACTGTTCCCGCCGCGAGGACCAGATCCGACTATCCCTGCTTGCTGTGGACACCCATGGCTACACCAACGCAGCGATGGCCATCGCCAAGTTGCTGGGCTTCGATCTGTGCGTCCGTTTGCGCCAATTGTCGGAACGTAAGATGTTCTTGGCCAGGGGGGACACTGTGCCGGAAGCTTTGGAGCGCCTAACCGTTGGGAAGGTCTCGCTTGGGAAGATTCGAGCCGGATGGATGGACCTACTGCACCTGGTTGCCTCTATCCGGCAAGGGCGCTTGACAGCTGGAGAAGCTATCGCCCGCCTTGGCAGCGCGGCGCGGGGCGATCCCGTGCACGCTGCCGCAGACGAATTGGGCAAGTTGCTGCGTACGATCTTTTTGTGTGACTATTTCACCATTCCCGAGTTTCGCCGCGAGATGCATGCCTTGCTCAACAGGGGCGAATCTGTACACCAGCTGCAGCGCGCTGTGTACCACGGACGTGTAGGAGTCTCACGCGGGCGCAGGGCTGATGAGCTGCGGGCTATCTCAACAGCGCACACCCTGCTGACCAACGTCGTGATCAGCTGGAACACCATGAAGATGC
- a CDS encoding pyridoxal phosphate-dependent aminotransferase: protein MTPASATARTPSFPSKLPHVGTTIFTVMSALATEHKAVNLGQGFPDFECAPELVNAVTAAMQAGHNQYPPMPGIPALREAVARKIEALHGRAYNPNTEITITAGATQAIITAILAIVHAGDEVIVLDPCYDSYVPNIELAGGKAVRVPLTPGTFRPDFARISAAITPRTRAILINSPHNPSATIWTAEEMRQLEDLLAPTDILLISDEVYEHMVFDGAEHQSAARFAGLAARAFIVSSFGKTFHVTGWKVGTVAAPAALTAEFRKVHQFNVFTVNTPMQHGLAAYLKDPTPYLQLPAFYQAKRDLFRQGLEGSRFKLLPSTGSYFQCVDISAISDLNEADFCQWLTREVGVAAIPLSAFYGDGFDQRVVRFCFAKKDETLRAALERLRKL from the coding sequence ATGACCCCAGCCAGTGCTACCGCCCGTACCCCGTCTTTCCCCAGCAAGCTGCCCCACGTCGGCACCACCATCTTCACGGTGATGTCGGCCCTGGCCACCGAACACAAGGCCGTCAACCTGGGCCAGGGCTTTCCAGACTTTGAATGCGCCCCCGAGCTGGTGAACGCCGTCACCGCTGCCATGCAGGCCGGGCACAACCAGTACCCGCCCATGCCCGGCATCCCCGCGCTGCGCGAGGCCGTAGCCCGCAAGATCGAGGCGCTGCACGGCCGCGCCTACAACCCCAACACCGAAATCACCATCACCGCTGGCGCCACGCAGGCCATCATCACCGCCATCCTGGCCATCGTGCATGCTGGCGACGAGGTGATCGTGCTCGACCCCTGCTACGACAGCTATGTGCCCAACATCGAGCTGGCCGGTGGCAAGGCGGTGCGCGTGCCGCTCACACCCGGCACCTTCCGGCCCGACTTCGCCAGGATCAGCGCGGCCATCACGCCGCGCACCCGCGCCATCCTCATCAACAGCCCGCACAACCCCAGCGCCACCATCTGGACGGCCGAGGAAATGCGCCAGCTCGAAGACCTGCTCGCCCCCACCGACATCCTGCTCATCAGCGACGAGGTGTACGAGCACATGGTGTTCGACGGCGCCGAGCACCAGAGCGCAGCGCGCTTTGCAGGCCTGGCCGCCCGCGCGTTCATCGTGTCAAGCTTTGGCAAGACCTTCCACGTCACGGGCTGGAAAGTCGGCACTGTGGCGGCCCCCGCCGCCCTGACGGCCGAGTTCCGCAAGGTGCACCAGTTCAACGTGTTCACCGTCAACACGCCCATGCAGCATGGCCTTGCTGCCTACCTGAAAGACCCCACGCCCTACCTGCAACTGCCCGCGTTCTACCAGGCCAAGCGTGACCTGTTCCGCCAAGGTTTGGAGGGCTCGCGCTTCAAGCTGCTGCCCAGTACCGGCAGCTACTTCCAGTGCGTGGACATCTCGGCCATCAGCGATTTGAACGAAGCCGATTTCTGCCAATGGCTAACGCGCGAAGTGGGCGTGGCGGCGATTCCGCTGTCGGCGTTCTATGGCGACGGGTTTGACCAGCGGGTGGTGCGGTTCTGCTTTGCCAAGAAGGACGAAACGCTGCGTGCAGCGCTGGAGCGGCTGCGCAAGCTCTGA
- a CDS encoding CysB family HTH-type transcriptional regulator, with protein MNLHQFRFVQEAARRNLNLTEAAKALHTSQPGVSKAIIELEEELGVDIFARHGKRLKRITEPGQHVLKSIEVIMREVGNLKRIGEQFSAQDSGTLSIATTHTQARYVLPVPVARLREAYPKVNISLHQATPHEVARMVIDEVAEIGMATESLADYPDLVTLPCYEWQHVLVVPNDHPLAQKERIGLDDLAHESLITYHPSFTGRGKIDHAFAARKLTPRIVLEAIDSDVIKTYVRLGLGIGVVAEMAMRDDPVGDLAVRPVGHLFGQSVARVAFKRSAYLRNFVYKFAELLSDRLSRDLIARAMTGHVNDYEL; from the coding sequence ATGAACCTGCACCAATTCCGCTTCGTTCAAGAGGCGGCGCGCCGCAACCTCAACCTGACCGAGGCCGCCAAGGCCCTGCATACCTCGCAGCCCGGGGTCTCCAAAGCCATCATCGAGCTGGAAGAAGAATTGGGCGTGGACATCTTTGCCCGCCACGGCAAACGCCTCAAGCGCATCACCGAGCCCGGCCAGCACGTGCTCAAAAGCATTGAAGTCATCATGCGCGAGGTGGGTAACCTGAAGCGCATTGGCGAGCAGTTCAGCGCGCAGGACAGCGGCACCTTGAGCATCGCCACCACCCACACCCAGGCCCGCTATGTGCTGCCGGTGCCTGTGGCCCGGCTGCGCGAGGCCTATCCCAAGGTCAACATCAGCCTGCACCAGGCCACCCCGCACGAGGTGGCGCGCATGGTGATCGACGAAGTGGCCGAGATCGGCATGGCCACCGAATCGCTGGCCGACTACCCCGACCTCGTCACCCTGCCCTGCTACGAATGGCAGCACGTGCTGGTCGTGCCCAACGACCACCCGCTGGCGCAAAAGGAACGCATCGGCCTGGACGACCTGGCCCACGAATCCCTCATCACCTACCACCCCTCCTTCACCGGCCGGGGCAAGATCGACCACGCCTTTGCGGCGCGCAAGCTCACGCCCCGCATCGTGCTCGAAGCCATCGACTCCGACGTGATCAAGACTTACGTGCGCCTGGGTCTGGGCATCGGCGTCGTGGCCGAGATGGCCATGCGCGACGACCCGGTGGGCGACCTGGCCGTGCGCCCGGTGGGGCACCTTTTTGGCCAAAGCGTGGCCCGTGTGGCTTTCAAACGCAGCGCTTACCTGCGCAATTTTGTCTACAAGTTTGCCGAACTGCTCAGCGACCGCCTGAGCCGCGACCTTATCGCCCGCGCGATGACGGGCCACGTCAACGATTACGAGCTGTGA
- a CDS encoding CbiX/SirB N-terminal domain-containing protein: MQQAQAAIILFAHGSRDVLWRVPLEAVAARIAAQQPDRLVVCAYLELCTPSLADACRQLAAQGATQITVVPMFLGTGKHAREDLPLLVQDLRNTHPAIEFHVQAAIGEDPRMTALMAEIACEAPPN; the protein is encoded by the coding sequence ATGCAGCAAGCGCAAGCAGCTATCATTTTGTTTGCCCACGGTTCACGTGATGTACTTTGGCGCGTGCCGCTGGAGGCGGTAGCGGCGCGCATCGCTGCGCAGCAGCCCGACCGGCTTGTGGTGTGTGCCTATCTGGAGCTGTGCACCCCATCGCTGGCCGATGCCTGCCGCCAACTCGCGGCCCAGGGCGCAACGCAGATCACCGTAGTTCCCATGTTCCTGGGCACCGGCAAGCATGCCCGGGAAGACCTCCCCCTGCTGGTGCAGGATTTGCGCAACACCCACCCGGCTATTGAATTTCATGTGCAGGCTGCCATTGGCGAAGACCCGCGCATGACGGCATTGATGGCCGAAATTGCTTGCGAGGCCCCACCCAACTGA
- the lptG gene encoding LPS export ABC transporter permease LptG, with the protein MKTLRRLIHREALFAVAFVTVGFLALFFFFDLVDELRSVGRRGPEGYQLSHAFLFVVLSIPSHLYELLPITVLIGTIFVMARLAQSSEFTIMRTSGMGPWQALRTLLALGGFFVLLTFAIGDYIAPATDRAAQLVKAKYLGRLTTGATGAWLKERQEDRSYAVNVRALTPNGGMQDVRIFEFDAQGRLASQTRAASGQFAADGAWTLDNVQTSRFEQRDADQAHVEHLQIPSLQWPTRISADMVAASLLKPDRMATIDLFQYIRHLDANGQSAQRYEIEFWRKVFYPLSCLVMVVLALPFAYLHFRSGGIAGYVFGGVMAGISFFLLNNVFGYAGNLQNWSPWLTAAAPGLIYSALSLAAFGWLVLRR; encoded by the coding sequence ATGAAAACCCTTCGACGACTGATCCACCGCGAAGCCCTGTTTGCCGTCGCTTTTGTCACGGTGGGGTTTCTGGCACTGTTCTTTTTCTTTGATCTGGTCGATGAGCTGCGCTCGGTGGGGCGCAGGGGCCCGGAAGGCTACCAGCTCTCCCACGCATTCCTGTTCGTGGTGCTGAGCATACCCAGCCATCTGTACGAGCTGCTGCCCATCACGGTCCTGATCGGCACCATCTTCGTAATGGCACGCCTTGCGCAGAGTTCTGAGTTCACCATCATGCGCACGAGCGGGATGGGCCCCTGGCAGGCCTTGCGCACCTTGCTGGCGCTGGGCGGCTTTTTTGTGCTGCTGACCTTTGCCATCGGAGACTACATTGCCCCCGCCACCGACCGCGCCGCCCAGCTGGTCAAGGCGAAATACCTGGGCAGGCTGACCACGGGAGCCACGGGCGCCTGGCTGAAGGAGCGCCAGGAGGACCGCTCGTATGCCGTTAACGTACGCGCGCTCACGCCCAATGGGGGCATGCAGGATGTGCGCATCTTCGAGTTCGACGCCCAGGGCCGGCTGGCCTCGCAGACCCGTGCCGCTTCGGGCCAGTTCGCAGCAGATGGCGCATGGACCCTTGACAACGTGCAAACCAGCCGCTTTGAGCAGCGCGATGCGGACCAGGCGCATGTGGAGCACCTGCAGATTCCTTCGCTGCAATGGCCCACCCGGATCAGCGCCGACATGGTGGCCGCCTCGCTGCTCAAGCCCGATCGCATGGCCACCATCGACCTGTTCCAGTACATCCGGCACCTCGATGCCAATGGCCAGTCGGCCCAGCGCTATGAGATCGAGTTCTGGCGCAAAGTGTTTTATCCGCTCTCCTGCCTGGTGATGGTGGTGCTGGCGCTGCCCTTTGCCTACCTGCACTTCCGCTCGGGGGGCATCGCGGGCTACGTGTTTGGCGGGGTCATGGCGGGTATCAGCTTCTTCCTGCTGAACAACGTTTTCGGTTACGCGGGCAATCTTCAGAACTGGTCGCCGTGGCTCACCGCCGCAGCGCCCGGGCTCATTTACTCGGCGCTCTCGCTGGCCGCCTTTGGGTGGCTGGTGCTTCGCCGGTAG
- the lptF gene encoding LPS export ABC transporter permease LptF, which produces MLFDSSIRKELARSFGATLVVLVTVVMTMMLIRTLGQASKGSVSPSDVMLVMGFTVLGQLPTILSLSLFIAVVGTLSRMYRDSEMVIWFASGRGLISLLRPLLRFAWPVMVVIAVLSLLVWPWANSQIQELKTRYEQRSDIDRIAPGEFQESSNGSRVFFIDKDSPDTQAGNNIFIAATEGARESVTSARSARLEIRDGERIAVLSDGQRLETSRDQPGVKISEFAEYGTRIGSAPSGSPEEFSVKTRATHELLKKPTPAYRAELGWRLGLALAAINFVVLGLAVASVNPRAARSTSLVFALFAFIVYYNLMTLGQSWVGAGRLGLASFMLLLHGGMLLTSLLILAARHNHWSVRSIWQRRLARSAA; this is translated from the coding sequence ATGTTATTCGATTCATCCATCCGCAAGGAGCTGGCGCGCAGCTTCGGCGCGACGCTTGTGGTGCTGGTGACCGTGGTCATGACCATGATGCTCATCCGCACGCTGGGGCAGGCATCCAAGGGCAGCGTGAGCCCTTCGGATGTGATGCTGGTCATGGGCTTCACCGTGCTGGGCCAGCTGCCGACGATCCTTAGCCTGAGCCTCTTCATTGCCGTCGTGGGCACGCTTTCGCGCATGTACCGTGACAGCGAAATGGTCATCTGGTTTGCCAGTGGCCGCGGCCTGATCAGCCTTTTGCGCCCGTTGCTGCGGTTTGCCTGGCCGGTGATGGTGGTGATTGCCGTGCTGTCCCTTCTGGTATGGCCCTGGGCCAACTCCCAGATCCAGGAACTGAAAACGCGCTACGAACAGCGCAGCGACATCGACCGCATCGCTCCCGGCGAGTTTCAGGAATCCTCCAACGGCAGCCGGGTGTTTTTCATCGACAAGGACAGCCCGGACACCCAGGCGGGCAACAACATCTTCATTGCGGCCACCGAAGGCGCGCGCGAATCGGTCACCTCTGCCCGCAGTGCGCGGCTGGAGATCCGCGACGGCGAGCGCATTGCCGTGCTGAGTGATGGCCAGCGACTGGAAACCTCGCGCGATCAACCCGGCGTCAAGATCAGCGAGTTTGCCGAATACGGCACGCGCATCGGGTCTGCGCCGTCCGGCTCGCCGGAAGAGTTTTCAGTGAAGACCCGCGCCACGCACGAACTGCTCAAGAAGCCGACTCCGGCCTACCGCGCCGAGCTCGGCTGGCGCCTGGGGCTGGCACTGGCCGCCATCAACTTTGTGGTGCTGGGCCTGGCGGTGGCCAGCGTAAACCCCCGCGCGGCACGCAGCACCAGCCTGGTGTTTGCCCTCTTTGCATTCATCGTTTACTACAACCTGATGACGCTCGGACAAAGCTGGGTGGGCGCCGGCCGTCTGGGGCTGGCCAGTTTCATGCTGCTGCTGCACGGCGGCATGCTGCTGACGTCGCTGCTGATCCTGGCTGCGCGCCACAACCACTGGTCCGTGCGAAGCATCTGGCAACGCAGGCTCGCCCGGAGCGCAGCATGA
- a CDS encoding leucyl aminopeptidase, whose protein sequence is MNFDLKTLELAAAASEKCDLLVVLLPDGLKPGKDALSALAALAIKNGDLSTKAGKQLQLYQVPAVAARRVVLVGHGDGSARATRQAVQAVGSAIKAAQTKRLVLCFAGKASAGAVSACVQAVAEASYVYVTTKSKAEARSLNRCVVGVQDAPAAREDFDAGVALVAGIEFAREWGNRPANHATPSLLADAARTLAKLPRIQCKVHGPAEVARLGMGAFLAVARGSEEPLRFIELRYNGAAKDQPPVVLVGKGITFDTGGISIKPAPEMDEMKFDMCGAASVLGAFRALGELQPPINVVGLIPACENMPDGRAVKPGDVVTSMSGQTIEVLNTDAEGRLVLCDALTYAARFKPAAVVDVATLTGACVIALGGVRSGMFSNNDALASALHAAGEVAQDPCWRMPLDDDYAEGLKSNFADMGNVAGRAGGSITAAKFLQKYVGEMPWAHLDIAGTAWKGGASKGATGRPVGLLIHYLLGQAQVAQPARKPATAKRAPRAKAP, encoded by the coding sequence ATGAACTTTGATCTCAAGACCCTCGAACTTGCTGCGGCTGCATCAGAAAAATGCGACCTGCTGGTTGTTTTGCTACCCGATGGATTAAAGCCTGGCAAGGATGCCCTGTCGGCATTGGCGGCACTTGCGATCAAGAACGGTGATCTTTCCACCAAGGCCGGCAAGCAGTTGCAGCTCTATCAGGTGCCAGCGGTAGCCGCCCGCCGCGTCGTGCTGGTGGGGCACGGCGATGGTTCCGCGCGCGCCACGCGCCAGGCAGTGCAGGCCGTGGGCAGCGCCATCAAGGCAGCCCAGACCAAGCGCCTGGTTCTGTGTTTTGCCGGCAAGGCGTCGGCCGGTGCTGTCAGTGCCTGCGTGCAGGCGGTGGCAGAAGCCAGCTATGTGTACGTCACCACCAAGAGCAAGGCCGAGGCCCGCAGCCTGAACCGCTGTGTGGTCGGTGTGCAGGACGCGCCGGCCGCACGTGAGGATTTCGACGCCGGTGTCGCGCTGGTTGCCGGAATCGAGTTCGCGCGGGAATGGGGAAATCGGCCCGCCAACCATGCCACCCCCAGCCTGCTGGCAGATGCTGCCAGGACGCTGGCGAAGCTGCCGCGCATCCAGTGCAAGGTGCACGGCCCGGCGGAGGTGGCGCGGCTGGGCATGGGGGCCTTTCTGGCGGTGGCCCGGGGCTCTGAGGAGCCTTTGCGGTTCATCGAACTGCGATACAACGGCGCGGCCAAAGACCAGCCGCCCGTGGTGCTGGTGGGCAAGGGCATCACTTTCGACACGGGGGGCATCTCGATCAAGCCGGCCCCCGAAATGGACGAAATGAAGTTCGACATGTGTGGCGCTGCCAGCGTTCTGGGCGCGTTCCGTGCGCTGGGCGAGCTTCAGCCACCCATCAACGTGGTGGGGCTGATTCCCGCCTGCGAGAACATGCCTGACGGCCGCGCAGTGAAACCCGGCGATGTGGTCACGAGCATGAGCGGGCAGACCATTGAAGTCCTCAACACGGATGCCGAAGGGCGGCTGGTACTGTGCGATGCGCTGACGTACGCGGCCCGCTTCAAGCCCGCTGCGGTGGTGGACGTTGCGACGCTGACTGGCGCCTGCGTCATCGCTTTGGGGGGCGTGCGCAGCGGCATGTTCTCCAACAACGATGCGCTGGCGTCGGCGCTGCACGCCGCAGGGGAGGTGGCGCAGGATCCCTGCTGGCGCATGCCCCTGGACGACGACTACGCCGAAGGGCTCAAGAGCAACTTTGCAGACATGGGCAATGTGGCCGGCCGCGCCGGGGGCTCCATCACCGCCGCCAAATTCCTGCAGAAGTACGTGGGCGAGATGCCATGGGCGCACCTGGATATTGCTGGCACGGCCTGGAAGGGCGGGGCATCCAAAGGGGCCACCGGGCGGCCGGTCGGACTGCTGATCCACTACCTGCTGGGGCAGGCCCAGGTGGCCCAGCCCGCGCGCAAGCCTGCTACGGCGAAACGCGCACCGCGTGCCAAGGCGCCCTGA
- a CDS encoding DNA polymerase III subunit chi, which translates to MTEVAFHFNAPDKLAYACRFARKVTRSGARLVIAAPTDTLALLDRQLWNLAPQDFVAHCMADADEDLVLASPVLLATDIRSVPHHDVLLNLHADVLEGFGQFGRLVEVVSAHDEIDRGQARARWRHYASRGYAITRHDLVLKAG; encoded by the coding sequence ATGACCGAAGTTGCGTTTCACTTCAACGCACCGGACAAGCTGGCCTACGCCTGCCGCTTTGCCCGCAAGGTGACGCGCAGCGGGGCGCGCCTTGTGATTGCTGCACCAACGGACACGCTGGCCTTGCTGGACCGCCAGCTTTGGAATCTGGCACCCCAGGACTTCGTAGCCCATTGCATGGCCGATGCGGATGAAGATCTGGTTCTTGCATCGCCTGTGCTTCTTGCGACGGATATCCGCTCTGTGCCGCACCACGATGTGCTGCTGAACCTGCACGCGGACGTGCTGGAAGGATTTGGCCAGTTTGGCCGGCTGGTGGAGGTGGTGAGCGCACACGATGAAATCGACCGGGGACAGGCGCGGGCGCGCTGGCGCCACTACGCCTCGCGCGGCTACGCCATCACCCGCCATGATCTTGTATTGAAAGCTGGCTGA
- a CDS encoding branched-chain amino acid ABC transporter substrate-binding protein translates to MQLKLKLTVVAAIAAAAGVASAQEQVVKIGHVAPVSGAQAHYGKDNENGARMAIEELNAQGITIGGKKIKFELQAEDDAADPKQGTAAAQKLCDSKVAGVVGHLNSGTTIPASKVYNDCGIPMVTGAATNPNLTKPGYKTTFRIIANDNALGAGLAFYAVDTLKLKTVAIIDDRTAYGQGVADVFKKTAAAKGMKVVDEQFTTDKATDFMAILTAIKSKNPDAVFFGGMDPQAGPMLRQMEQLGMGNVKYFGGDGVCTSEIAKLAAGAKTLGNVICAEGGSSLAKMPGGTAWKAKYDAKYPGQFQVYSPYTYDATFLLVDAMKRANSVDPKVYVNELAKSNFKGVTSTIAFEPNGEMKNPAITLYVYKDGKKTPL, encoded by the coding sequence ATGCAATTGAAGTTGAAACTGACCGTGGTTGCTGCTATCGCGGCTGCTGCTGGTGTGGCCTCTGCACAAGAGCAGGTGGTCAAGATCGGCCACGTGGCTCCGGTTTCCGGCGCCCAAGCCCACTACGGCAAGGACAACGAAAATGGCGCCCGCATGGCCATTGAAGAGCTGAACGCTCAAGGCATCACCATCGGTGGCAAGAAGATCAAGTTTGAACTTCAGGCTGAAGATGATGCTGCGGATCCGAAGCAAGGCACGGCCGCTGCGCAAAAGCTGTGCGACTCCAAGGTCGCGGGCGTTGTGGGTCACCTCAACTCCGGTACCACGATCCCAGCTTCCAAGGTCTACAACGACTGCGGTATTCCGATGGTGACGGGCGCGGCAACGAACCCCAACCTGACCAAGCCCGGCTACAAGACCACCTTCCGCATCATCGCCAACGACAACGCACTGGGCGCTGGTCTGGCGTTCTATGCCGTGGATACGCTGAAGCTCAAGACCGTGGCCATCATCGACGACCGTACTGCTTACGGCCAAGGTGTGGCAGACGTGTTCAAGAAAACGGCTGCTGCCAAGGGCATGAAGGTGGTTGACGAGCAGTTCACCACCGACAAGGCAACCGACTTCATGGCCATCCTGACCGCCATCAAGTCCAAGAATCCTGATGCCGTGTTCTTCGGCGGCATGGACCCTCAAGCCGGCCCCATGCTGCGCCAGATGGAACAGCTGGGCATGGGCAACGTCAAGTACTTCGGTGGTGACGGCGTCTGCACGTCTGAAATCGCCAAGCTGGCAGCCGGTGCCAAGACCCTGGGCAACGTGATCTGCGCTGAAGGCGGTTCTTCGCTGGCCAAGATGCCTGGCGGTACGGCCTGGAAGGCCAAGTACGATGCCAAGTACCCAGGCCAGTTCCAGGTCTACAGCCCCTACACCTACGACGCCACGTTCCTGCTGGTCGACGCCATGAAGCGTGCCAATTCCGTGGACCCCAAGGTGTATGTCAACGAGCTGGCCAAGTCCAACTTCAAGGGCGTCACGTCCACCATCGCTTTTGAACCCAACGGCGAAATGAAGAACCCTGCCATCACGCTGTACGTGTACAAGGACGGCAAGAAGACTCCTCTGTAA